Proteins encoded by one window of Lathyrus oleraceus cultivar Zhongwan6 chromosome 1, CAAS_Psat_ZW6_1.0, whole genome shotgun sequence:
- the LOC127132854 gene encoding probable cyclic nucleotide-gated ion channel 20, chloroplastic isoform X1, which yields MNHFDYDEVPIMFEACSQRSDEPEDSSFRKNISRTPSASISISMASLDPSDTGPLRTVRKTPTNQMSGPLYATGNSFQTSLVMARNKVGENKTYDSDYGRRNEHLLMSGQLGMCNDPYCTTCPTYIKVSHQRKPRASIIFDPKFHNSLYGDAKGFGRKLLSLCSPCIPGVMNPHTNFVQQWNKLLAIFCLVAIFVDPLFFFSIYVNVNKNNISIDIDWKMAKILVLLRSITDAVYFLNILLQFRLAYVSPESTVVGAGDLVDQPKEIALNYLKRYFFFDLFVVLPLPQIIIYFVLPSSLVSSEANYAKNLLRLAILIQYIPRLFRFLPLLIGQSPTGFIFESVWASFILNLLIFMLSGHVVGACWYLFGLQRVNQCLRDKGTSDCLDAASGAFSYGIYANAIPLYIETSVVNKYVYALFWGFQQISTLAGNQVPSYFEWEVLFTMSIIGLGLLLFALLIGNIQNFLQGLGRRRLEMQLRGRDVEKWMSHRRLSEELKRRVREAERYSWAATRGVPEKMVLENLPEDLLIDIRRHLFNFVTKVRIFSHLDEEEPILEAIRERLIQTTYLKESRILSRGGLVQKMVFIVRGKLESVGEDGIPVPLSEGDACGEELLRWYLEQSSESKDGKNKLQGEGLTSDRTVKCLTNVEAFSLRAKDIEEVTTLFASFLRSPRVQGVIRYESPYWRSLAANRIQVAWRYMKKRLRNANTRQNEYQTLNS from the exons ATGAATCATTTCGATTATGACGAAGTTCCGATTATGTTTGAAGCATGTTCGCAGCGATCGGATGAACCTGAGGATTCTTCATTCCGAAAGAACATATCGAGGACACCAAGTGCTTCAATCTCTATTTCCATGGCTTCCTTGGATCCATCTGATACTGGTCCTCTTCGTACCGTGAGGAAAACTCCGACCAATCAAATGAGTGGTCCACTATATGCAACTGGAAATTCTTTTCAGACTAGTTTAGTAATGGCAAGAAACAAAGTAGGAGAAAACAAGACATATGATAGTGACTATGGCAGAAGAAATGAACACTTGTTGATGTCTGGACAACTCGGAATGTGTAATGACCCTTATTGCACTACTTGCCCAACTTACATCAAAGTTTCTCATCAAAGAAAACCAAGAGCTTCCATTATATTTGATCCCAAG TTCCACAATTCTCTTTATGGAGACGCCAAAGGTTTTGGAAGAAAACTTCTTTCTTTATGCTCTCCGTGTATTCCCGGGGTTATGAACCCTCACACTAATTTTGTACAGCAATGGAATAAGTTGTTGGCCATATTTTGCTTGGTCGCAATTTTCGTTGATCCATTATTTTTCTTCTCAATCTATGTGAATGTGAACAAG AATAATATAAGTATTGATATCGATTGGAAAATGGCAAAAATACTTGTTTTACTTAGAAGCATAACCGATGCTGTGTATTTCTTGAACATACTTCTTCAG TTTAGGTTGGCTTATGTTTCTCCTGAGTCGACGGTGGTTGGTGCCGGAGATTTAGTTGACCAGCCCAAGGAAATTGCTCTTAATTACTTGAAGCGTTATTTTTTCTTCGACTTATTTGTTGTTCTACCTCTTCCTCAG ATAATAATATACTTTGTCCTACCAAGTTCTTTGGTGTCTTCAGAAGCAAATTATGCTAAGAATCTTCTACGTCTAGCGATCCTAATACAGTATATTCCTAGATTGTTCAGATTTTTGCCTCTGTTAATTGGCCAGTCTCCAACCGGATTCATATTCGAGTCAGTTTGGGCAAGTTTCATTTTAAATCTTCTCATTTTTATGCTATCTGGCCATGTTGTTGGTGCATGTTGGTACCTCTTCGGTCTACAG AGGGTTAACCAATGTTTGCGAGATAAAGGTACCTCTGATTGTTTGGATGCCGCATCTGGTGCTTTTTCTTATGGAATCTATGCCAATGCTATACCACTTTATATAGAAACTAGTGTTGTCAACAAATATGTGTATGCACTGTTTTGGGGATTTCAG CAAATTAGTACTCTGGCTGGTAATCAAGTCCCTAGCTATTTTGAATGGGAAGTCCTCTTTACAATGTCCATCATTGGATTGGGACTCTTGCTTTTTGCTCTTCTCATTGGAAACATACAGAACTTTCTTCAAGGTCTTGGACGGAG GAGGCTAGAAATGCAACTTAGAGGCCGTGATGTTGAGAAATGGATGAGCCACCGTCGTTTATCAGAAGAACTCAAAAG GAGGGTACGGGAGGCTGAACGGTATAGTTGGGCTGCAACAAGAGGTGTTCCTGAGAAAATGGTTCTCGAGAATTTGCCAGAAGATCTTCTAATAGACATAAGACGCCATCTCTTCAATTTTGTCACGAAA GTTCGAATATTTTCACATCTTGATGAGGAAGAGCCTATCTTAGAAGCCATCCGCGAGAGACTAATACAGACGACATACCTCAAAGAAAGCAGAATTTTGAGCCGGGGTGGTCTTGTACAGAAGATGGTGTTTATTGTGCGTGGAAAGTTGGAGAGCGTTGGAGAAGATGGAATTCCGGTTCCGTTATCTGAAGGGGATGCTTGTGGCGAAGAACTTCTAAGATGGTATCTTGAGCAATCTTCTGAAAGCAAAG ATGGTAAAAATAAGCTTCAAGGAGAGGGGTTGACTAGTGACAGAACAGTAAAATGCTTAACCAACGTGGAGGCGTTTTCTCTTCGCGCTAAAGACATTGAAGAAGTCACAACACTTTTCGCAAGTTTCTTGCGGAGCCCTCGCGTTCAAGGAGTCATAAG GTATGAATCGCCTTATTGGAGATCACTTGCAGCAAACAGAATTCAGGTTGCATGGAGATACATGAAGAAGCGTCTACGTAACGCTAATACGAGACAAAACGAGTATCAAACATTGAACTCATAG
- the LOC127132854 gene encoding probable cyclic nucleotide-gated ion channel 20, chloroplastic isoform X2 produces the protein MASLDPSDTGPLRTVRKTPTNQMSGPLYATGNSFQTSLVMARNKVGENKTYDSDYGRRNEHLLMSGQLGMCNDPYCTTCPTYIKVSHQRKPRASIIFDPKFHNSLYGDAKGFGRKLLSLCSPCIPGVMNPHTNFVQQWNKLLAIFCLVAIFVDPLFFFSIYVNVNKNNISIDIDWKMAKILVLLRSITDAVYFLNILLQFRLAYVSPESTVVGAGDLVDQPKEIALNYLKRYFFFDLFVVLPLPQIIIYFVLPSSLVSSEANYAKNLLRLAILIQYIPRLFRFLPLLIGQSPTGFIFESVWASFILNLLIFMLSGHVVGACWYLFGLQRVNQCLRDKGTSDCLDAASGAFSYGIYANAIPLYIETSVVNKYVYALFWGFQQISTLAGNQVPSYFEWEVLFTMSIIGLGLLLFALLIGNIQNFLQGLGRRRLEMQLRGRDVEKWMSHRRLSEELKRRVREAERYSWAATRGVPEKMVLENLPEDLLIDIRRHLFNFVTKVRIFSHLDEEEPILEAIRERLIQTTYLKESRILSRGGLVQKMVFIVRGKLESVGEDGIPVPLSEGDACGEELLRWYLEQSSESKDGKNKLQGEGLTSDRTVKCLTNVEAFSLRAKDIEEVTTLFASFLRSPRVQGVIRYESPYWRSLAANRIQVAWRYMKKRLRNANTRQNEYQTLNS, from the exons ATGGCTTCCTTGGATCCATCTGATACTGGTCCTCTTCGTACCGTGAGGAAAACTCCGACCAATCAAATGAGTGGTCCACTATATGCAACTGGAAATTCTTTTCAGACTAGTTTAGTAATGGCAAGAAACAAAGTAGGAGAAAACAAGACATATGATAGTGACTATGGCAGAAGAAATGAACACTTGTTGATGTCTGGACAACTCGGAATGTGTAATGACCCTTATTGCACTACTTGCCCAACTTACATCAAAGTTTCTCATCAAAGAAAACCAAGAGCTTCCATTATATTTGATCCCAAG TTCCACAATTCTCTTTATGGAGACGCCAAAGGTTTTGGAAGAAAACTTCTTTCTTTATGCTCTCCGTGTATTCCCGGGGTTATGAACCCTCACACTAATTTTGTACAGCAATGGAATAAGTTGTTGGCCATATTTTGCTTGGTCGCAATTTTCGTTGATCCATTATTTTTCTTCTCAATCTATGTGAATGTGAACAAG AATAATATAAGTATTGATATCGATTGGAAAATGGCAAAAATACTTGTTTTACTTAGAAGCATAACCGATGCTGTGTATTTCTTGAACATACTTCTTCAG TTTAGGTTGGCTTATGTTTCTCCTGAGTCGACGGTGGTTGGTGCCGGAGATTTAGTTGACCAGCCCAAGGAAATTGCTCTTAATTACTTGAAGCGTTATTTTTTCTTCGACTTATTTGTTGTTCTACCTCTTCCTCAG ATAATAATATACTTTGTCCTACCAAGTTCTTTGGTGTCTTCAGAAGCAAATTATGCTAAGAATCTTCTACGTCTAGCGATCCTAATACAGTATATTCCTAGATTGTTCAGATTTTTGCCTCTGTTAATTGGCCAGTCTCCAACCGGATTCATATTCGAGTCAGTTTGGGCAAGTTTCATTTTAAATCTTCTCATTTTTATGCTATCTGGCCATGTTGTTGGTGCATGTTGGTACCTCTTCGGTCTACAG AGGGTTAACCAATGTTTGCGAGATAAAGGTACCTCTGATTGTTTGGATGCCGCATCTGGTGCTTTTTCTTATGGAATCTATGCCAATGCTATACCACTTTATATAGAAACTAGTGTTGTCAACAAATATGTGTATGCACTGTTTTGGGGATTTCAG CAAATTAGTACTCTGGCTGGTAATCAAGTCCCTAGCTATTTTGAATGGGAAGTCCTCTTTACAATGTCCATCATTGGATTGGGACTCTTGCTTTTTGCTCTTCTCATTGGAAACATACAGAACTTTCTTCAAGGTCTTGGACGGAG GAGGCTAGAAATGCAACTTAGAGGCCGTGATGTTGAGAAATGGATGAGCCACCGTCGTTTATCAGAAGAACTCAAAAG GAGGGTACGGGAGGCTGAACGGTATAGTTGGGCTGCAACAAGAGGTGTTCCTGAGAAAATGGTTCTCGAGAATTTGCCAGAAGATCTTCTAATAGACATAAGACGCCATCTCTTCAATTTTGTCACGAAA GTTCGAATATTTTCACATCTTGATGAGGAAGAGCCTATCTTAGAAGCCATCCGCGAGAGACTAATACAGACGACATACCTCAAAGAAAGCAGAATTTTGAGCCGGGGTGGTCTTGTACAGAAGATGGTGTTTATTGTGCGTGGAAAGTTGGAGAGCGTTGGAGAAGATGGAATTCCGGTTCCGTTATCTGAAGGGGATGCTTGTGGCGAAGAACTTCTAAGATGGTATCTTGAGCAATCTTCTGAAAGCAAAG ATGGTAAAAATAAGCTTCAAGGAGAGGGGTTGACTAGTGACAGAACAGTAAAATGCTTAACCAACGTGGAGGCGTTTTCTCTTCGCGCTAAAGACATTGAAGAAGTCACAACACTTTTCGCAAGTTTCTTGCGGAGCCCTCGCGTTCAAGGAGTCATAAG GTATGAATCGCCTTATTGGAGATCACTTGCAGCAAACAGAATTCAGGTTGCATGGAGATACATGAAGAAGCGTCTACGTAACGCTAATACGAGACAAAACGAGTATCAAACATTGAACTCATAG